The following proteins are co-located in the Gorilla gorilla gorilla isolate KB3781 chromosome 7, NHGRI_mGorGor1-v2.1_pri, whole genome shotgun sequence genome:
- the LOC129524359 gene encoding protein FAM90A15-like yields the protein MMARRDPKSWAKRLVRAQTLQKQRRAPVGPRAPPPDEEDPRLKCKNCGAFGHTARSTRCPMKCWKAALVPATLGKKEGKENLKPWKPQVEANPGPLNKDKGEKEERPRQQDPQRKALLHIFSGKAPEKPLPNRKGSTESSDYLRVASGPMPVHTTSKRPRVDPVPADRSATEMSGRGSVLASLSPLRKASLSSSSSLGPKERQTGAAADIPQPAVRHQGPEPLLVVKPTHCSPEGGCREVPQAASRTHGPLQAIRPQAQDKRPAVTSQPCPPAATHSLGLGSNLSFGPGAKRPAQAPIQACLNFPKKPRLGPFQIPESAIQGGELGAPENLQPPPAATELGPSTSSQMGRRTPAQVPSVDRQPPHSRPCLPTAQACTMSHHPAASHDGAQPLRVLFQRLENGRWSSSLLAAPSFPSPEKPGGFLAQSPHVSEKSEGPCVRVPPSVLYEDLQVSSSSEDSDSDLE from the exons ATGATGGCACGTCGGGACCCCAAATCTTGGGCCAAGAGACTGGTGAGAGCCCAGACCCTCCAGAAGCAGCGGAGGGCCCCAGTTGGGCCAAGGGCTCCCCCGCCCGATGAAGAAGATCCCAGG CTCAAGTGCAAAAACTGCGGGGCCTTTGGCCACACGGCCAGAAGTACCAGGTGCCCCATGAAGTGCTGGAAGGCAGCCCTGGTTCCAGCGACCttggggaaaaaggaagggaaggaaaacctGAAACCATGGAAGCCCCAGGTTGAAGCCAACCCGGGGCCCTTGAACAAGgataagggagagaaggaagagagaccaaG GCAACAAGACCCGCAGAGGAAGGCTCTCCTCCACATATTTTCCGGGAAAGCTCCAGAGAAGCCGCTGCCGAATCGAAAAGGATCCACGGAATCTTCTGATTATCTGAGG GTTGCAAGCGGGCCAATGCCGGTCCACACAACCAGTAAAAGGCCGCGCGTGGACCCTGTCCCCGCTGATCGCTCAGCTACCGAAATGTCTGGCAGGGGCTCCGTCTTGGCTTCACTGTCTCCCCTCAGAAAAGCCAGTCTGAGCTCCTCCTCAAGTCTCGGACCAAAGGAAAGACAGACAGGGGCTGCGGCCGACATCCCTCAGCCTGCCGTCAGGCACCAGGGCCCCGAGCCTCTCCTCGTGGTGAAGCCGACACACTGCAGCCCTGAGGGTGGCTGCCGAGAAGTTCCCCAGGCTGCCTCCAGAACCCACGGCCCGCTCCAGGCCATCAGACCCCAGGCACAAGACAAACGTCCTGCGGTGACCTCACAGCCCTGCCCGCCAGCCGCCACACACAGCTTGGGCCTAGGCTCCAATCTCAGCTTCGGGCCAGGAGCCAAGAGACCTGCCCAGGCTCCGATTCAGGCTTGCCTGAACTTCCCCAAGAAACCAAGACTGGGTCCCTTCCAGATCCCCGAAAGCGCCATCCAGGGAGGTGAGCTGGGGGCCCCGGAGAATCTCCAACCTCCGCCAGCCGCAACCGAACTTGGACCAAGTACGTCGTCCCAGATGGGCAGGAGGACACCGGCCCAGGTGCCCAGCGTCGACCGGCAGCCTCCGCACAGCAGACCTTGCCTGCCTACTGCCCAGGCCTGCACCATGTCCCATCACCCAGCGGCCAGCCATGATGGGgcccagcctctcagagtgctctTCCAGAGACTGGAAAACGGACGCTGGAGCTCCAGCCTCCTGGCGGCCccctcatttccctctcctgagAAGCCGGGAGGCTTCCTCGCTCAGAGCCCTCATGTGTCAGAGAAGTCTGAGGGTCCCTGTGTTCGTGTCCCACCGAGCGTCCTCTATGAGGACCTTCAGGTTTCCTCCTCCTCAGAGGACAGCGATTCTGACCTGGAGTGA